Proteins found in one Triticum urartu cultivar G1812 chromosome 4, Tu2.1, whole genome shotgun sequence genomic segment:
- the LOC125554329 gene encoding acetyl-CoA carboxylase 1-like — MMPTYGSALECIKEWYMASQGQGDGEKWDDDEAFFAWKDDCSNYDKHLEEMKAERVSRLLSQLAESSDVKALPNGLSLLLGKMNPSKREQVINGLRQLLG; from the coding sequence ATGATGCCTACTTATGGATCGGCGCTGGAGTGTATCAAGGAATGGTATATGGCTTCTCAAGGACAGGGAGATGGCGAGAAGTGGGACGACGACGAGGCTTTCTTTGCCTGGAAAGACGATTGTAGCAACTATGACAAGCATCTCGAGGAGATGAAAGCTGAACGAGTATCCAGGCTGTTGTCGCAACTTGCTGAAAGCTCAGATGTGAAGGCTTTGCCCAACGGTCTCTCGCTCCTCCTTGGCAAAATGAATCCTTCAAAGAGGGAGCAGGTCATCAATGGCCTCAGGCAGCTTCTTGGTTGA